In Pectobacterium brasiliense, a single genomic region encodes these proteins:
- the cysG gene encoding siroheme synthase CysG: MNYLPLFADLRQRPVLVVGGGEVATRKIDLLQRAGAEVKIVAQALAEPLAAQHQAGQVEWLAQVFTPDLLSGVFLVIAATDDAELNAAVFEAANQRHLLVNVVDDQPKCSFIFPSIVDRSPLVVAISSGGQAPVLARLLREKLESLLPASLGTMADIAGSWRDRIKTRLHSMPARRRFWERLFVGRFASLVSAGQLAQAEDELQQQLAHQQEEQQQPAAARGEVALVGAGPGDAGLLTLRGLQVMQQADVVLYDHLVSADVLDLVRRDAERICVGKRASTHSLPQDEINQLLVKLAQEGKRVVRLKGGDPFIFGRGGEELQAVAQAGITFQVVPGVTAAAGVTAYAGIPLTHRDYAQSVLFITGHCRPDGDSLDWSTLARGRQTLAIYMGTMKAAEISQQLIAHGRSSQTPVAVISRGTRHDQQVQIGTLQQLEHLARQAPTPALLVIGEVVDLHHQIAWFGQTTPTVPQDSRPAVVNLA, encoded by the coding sequence GTGAACTATCTCCCTTTATTTGCCGATCTTCGTCAGCGTCCGGTACTGGTTGTCGGCGGCGGCGAGGTTGCTACGCGCAAAATCGATCTACTGCAACGCGCGGGTGCGGAGGTAAAAATTGTCGCACAGGCGCTGGCCGAACCGCTGGCGGCGCAGCATCAGGCCGGGCAGGTTGAATGGCTGGCGCAGGTTTTTACGCCTGATTTGCTATCCGGCGTATTTCTGGTGATTGCCGCTACGGATGACGCCGAGCTGAATGCCGCGGTATTTGAGGCGGCGAATCAGCGCCACTTGCTGGTGAACGTGGTAGACGATCAGCCGAAGTGCTCGTTTATTTTCCCCTCGATTGTCGATCGCTCTCCGCTGGTGGTGGCCATTTCCTCGGGTGGACAGGCACCGGTGCTGGCGCGTCTGCTGCGTGAAAAGCTGGAATCATTACTGCCCGCCAGTTTGGGCACGATGGCGGATATCGCCGGAAGCTGGCGCGACAGAATTAAAACCCGACTGCATTCGATGCCGGCACGCCGTCGTTTTTGGGAACGGCTGTTTGTCGGACGCTTTGCGTCGCTGGTGTCCGCGGGGCAACTGGCGCAGGCCGAGGATGAATTGCAACAGCAGCTGGCGCATCAGCAAGAGGAACAGCAGCAGCCCGCGGCGGCACGTGGCGAAGTCGCACTGGTTGGCGCAGGTCCCGGCGATGCCGGACTGCTGACGCTGCGTGGATTGCAGGTGATGCAGCAGGCGGACGTGGTGCTGTATGACCATCTGGTCAGCGCCGACGTACTGGATTTGGTGCGCCGCGATGCCGAACGTATCTGCGTTGGAAAACGCGCCAGTACGCATTCGTTGCCGCAGGATGAGATTAATCAGCTATTGGTGAAGCTGGCGCAGGAAGGGAAGCGGGTAGTGCGCCTGAAAGGTGGCGATCCCTTCATTTTTGGCCGCGGCGGTGAAGAGCTGCAAGCGGTGGCGCAGGCCGGTATCACGTTTCAGGTGGTGCCCGGCGTGACGGCTGCGGCAGGCGTCACGGCGTATGCGGGGATCCCGTTAACGCACCGTGACTACGCGCAGAGCGTACTTTTTATTACCGGACACTGTCGCCCGGATGGCGATTCGCTGGACTGGTCGACGCTGGCGCGTGGCCGTCAGACGCTGGCGATTTATATGGGAACGATGAAGGCCGCCGAGATTTCGCAGCAACTGATCGCACATGGCCGTTCATCGCAGACGCCCGTTGCCGTGATCAGTCGCGGCACCCGACACGATCAGCAAGTGCAAATTGGCACGTTGCAACAGTTAGAACATTTGGCACGGCAAGCGCCGACACCTGCGCTGCTGGTGATTGGCGAGGTGGTGGATTTGCACCATCAGATTGCCTGGTTTGGTCAGACAACGCCGACGGTGCCGCAAGACAGCCGCCCAGCGGTAGTAAACTTGGCTTAA
- a CDS encoding aldehyde dehydrogenase family protein, which produces MEQSTLELNAPARPVTDFDAQYGIFASLDDAVSAAAHAQKRLDNVIVRQNVIAAVRQAGERYAQVLAEMAVEETGMGRVADKYAKNVSQARSTPGTESLSAKVVTGDNGLTLIENAPWGVVASVTPSTNPAATVINNAISMIAAGNSIVFAPHPSAKKVSLYTISLLNKAIVAAGGPENLLVTVAEPNIETAQRLFRHPGISLLVVTGGEAVVEAARKHTDKRLIAAGAGNPPVVVDETANIERAARDIVRGASFDNNIICVDEKVAIVVNSVADELLSEMQYHQAVLLTRQQTEQLQSLLLTDIDEHGNGRPHRDWVGRDAAKIAAAIGLDVSEHTRLLLAETDANHPFAVTEMMMPVLPIVRVRDVEEAIELAIHLEGGRRHTAAMHSTNINNLHKMANAINTSIFVKNGPCIAGLGLGGEGCTSMTISTPTGEGVTSARTFVRIRRCVMVDMFRIV; this is translated from the coding sequence ATGGAACAATCAACACTCGAGCTCAACGCCCCGGCACGCCCTGTTACTGATTTCGATGCACAATATGGGATCTTTGCCTCTCTGGACGATGCCGTCTCTGCCGCAGCGCACGCGCAAAAACGGCTGGATAACGTCATTGTGCGGCAAAACGTTATTGCAGCCGTCCGTCAGGCCGGCGAACGCTATGCGCAGGTTCTGGCCGAAATGGCCGTGGAAGAAACCGGCATGGGACGTGTGGCGGATAAATATGCCAAAAATGTCTCGCAGGCGCGTAGTACGCCCGGAACTGAGAGCCTGTCGGCAAAAGTCGTGACAGGAGATAACGGCCTCACGCTGATTGAAAACGCACCATGGGGCGTCGTGGCATCCGTCACGCCATCAACCAATCCGGCCGCCACCGTTATCAATAACGCCATCAGTATGATTGCCGCAGGCAACAGTATCGTTTTTGCTCCACATCCCTCGGCAAAGAAAGTATCGCTCTACACGATCAGCCTGTTGAATAAAGCCATTGTTGCCGCAGGTGGCCCAGAGAATCTGTTAGTGACGGTGGCTGAGCCTAATATTGAAACTGCACAGCGGCTATTCCGGCACCCCGGTATCAGCCTGCTGGTTGTTACCGGCGGCGAAGCCGTCGTGGAAGCAGCTCGCAAACATACAGACAAACGTTTGATTGCCGCTGGCGCGGGAAATCCACCGGTAGTGGTTGATGAAACGGCAAATATCGAACGTGCCGCACGTGATATTGTTCGCGGCGCATCGTTTGATAACAACATTATCTGTGTCGATGAGAAAGTGGCAATCGTGGTCAACAGCGTCGCCGATGAGTTACTGTCGGAAATGCAATACCATCAGGCTGTATTACTTACTCGCCAACAAACCGAGCAACTTCAGTCATTGTTACTCACCGATATTGACGAGCATGGGAACGGGCGTCCACATCGCGATTGGGTAGGACGCGACGCGGCCAAAATTGCGGCGGCCATTGGTCTGGATGTCAGCGAACACACTCGCCTGTTACTGGCGGAAACGGACGCGAATCACCCGTTCGCCGTAACCGAAATGATGATGCCGGTTCTGCCCATTGTTCGTGTACGGGATGTGGAGGAAGCCATCGAACTTGCCATCCATCTGGAAGGCGGACGCCGTCATACCGCTGCCATGCACTCAACAAATATTAATAATCTGCACAAGATGGCGAATGCGATCAACACCAGCATCTTTGTGAAAAATGGCCCCTGTATTGCGGGATTAGGATTGGGCGGCGAAGGATGTACGTCCATGACCATTTCCACGCCGACGGGCGAAGGTGTGACATCTGCACGTACTTTTGTGCGAATTCGACGCTGTGTGATGGTAGATATGTTCAGGATCGTTTAA
- the eutR gene encoding HTH-type transcriptional regulator EutR: MRTENTPPLHQLDARVTPPEKRLSSQEQYIHQYSTQDVYAQSCTITAWQQLYDQVSPGHFRGELQELLLDGIQLCHEYTNLALRQSCMVWPGSFWFGVPSTQESMGFIDAQPLDEYSIAVSPGGKEFELSTPDEFSILGVVISHDVLNQYIGALSDPEWLTQRLNQGATLQIEHDKKATLCSFIRQALWYSCHFPHVMKTRNAEKVLKHNLLTTLISFLENAQSPSEYAQSHHYRKLISFVREYVLSQTSEPVTVLDLCRQLHVSRRTLQNAFHSVVGIGPNAWLKIIRLNAVRRELISPISPHRTVQDAAMQWGFWHLSQFARDYQKLFNEKPSLTLRRRLQH; encoded by the coding sequence ATGAGAACCGAGAATACCCCACCACTGCATCAGCTTGATGCCAGGGTCACTCCTCCAGAAAAACGATTGTCTTCTCAGGAGCAGTACATCCATCAGTATTCCACACAGGATGTTTATGCCCAGTCCTGTACGATCACAGCCTGGCAGCAGTTGTACGATCAGGTTTCACCCGGCCATTTCCGCGGCGAACTTCAGGAATTACTGTTAGATGGCATTCAGCTTTGTCACGAATACACAAACCTCGCGCTCCGCCAATCTTGTATGGTATGGCCCGGTTCATTCTGGTTCGGCGTCCCTTCAACACAAGAGAGTATGGGATTTATTGATGCCCAACCGCTGGATGAATACAGCATCGCTGTTAGCCCCGGCGGCAAAGAGTTTGAATTAAGTACACCCGACGAGTTTTCCATTTTGGGCGTTGTTATCTCACACGATGTGCTTAATCAGTATATTGGCGCACTTAGCGATCCAGAATGGCTGACTCAGAGGTTGAATCAGGGGGCAACGCTGCAAATAGAACACGACAAAAAAGCCACGCTGTGTTCATTTATCCGTCAGGCTCTGTGGTATAGCTGCCATTTCCCCCACGTGATGAAAACACGTAATGCAGAAAAAGTGCTGAAACATAACCTACTGACTACGCTCATTTCCTTTCTGGAAAACGCTCAATCGCCCTCTGAATATGCGCAAAGTCATCACTATCGCAAATTGATTTCGTTTGTACGTGAGTATGTGTTGAGTCAAACATCAGAGCCAGTCACCGTGCTCGATCTCTGCCGCCAGTTACACGTGAGTCGCCGAACATTACAGAACGCCTTCCACAGCGTGGTAGGCATTGGCCCCAATGCCTGGCTAAAAATCATCCGTCTCAATGCGGTTCGTCGCGAACTCATCAGCCCAATATCGCCGCACCGTACGGTTCAAGATGCCGCCATGCAATGGGGGTTCTGGCACCTGAGCCAGTTTGCCAGAGATTATCAAAAGCTCTTTAACGAGAAGCCATCGTTAACGCTACGACGGCGCTTACAACACTAG
- the adhP gene encoding alcohol dehydrogenase AdhP, whose amino-acid sequence MKAVVAGKGGKAEIIEKALREPGHGEALLAMEYCGVCHTDLHVKNGDYGDKTGVILGHEGIGIVKAIGPGVTSLKPGDRASVAWFYQGCGHCEYCVGGNETLCRGVKNAGYTVDGGMAEECIVVADYAVKVPDGLDPAAASSITCAGVTTYKAVKVSTVKPGQWIVIYGLGGLGNLALQYAKNVFNANVIAVDVNDAQLAFAKEMGADLVINPAKENAAEIIQEKVGGAHAAVVTAVARAVFNSAIDAVRAGARVVAIGLPPESMDLYIPRLVLDGIQVIGSLVGTRQDLQEAFQFAQEGKVVPKVTLRPMTDVNAIFEEMEQGKIKGRMVIDLRSSSLAALNHS is encoded by the coding sequence ATGAAAGCAGTTGTCGCCGGTAAAGGTGGAAAAGCCGAAATTATTGAAAAAGCATTACGCGAACCCGGCCACGGCGAAGCGTTGCTTGCCATGGAATACTGCGGTGTCTGTCATACGGATCTACACGTCAAAAATGGCGATTATGGTGATAAAACCGGGGTCATTCTCGGCCATGAAGGCATTGGCATCGTTAAAGCCATTGGGCCCGGTGTCACCTCACTCAAACCGGGCGATCGTGCCAGCGTGGCCTGGTTCTATCAAGGATGTGGACACTGTGAATACTGTGTCGGCGGCAATGAAACGCTATGCCGTGGCGTCAAAAATGCCGGTTATACCGTCGATGGCGGTATGGCTGAGGAATGTATTGTCGTCGCAGATTATGCGGTCAAGGTTCCCGATGGGTTGGATCCGGCTGCGGCCAGCAGTATTACCTGCGCGGGCGTAACAACCTACAAAGCGGTCAAAGTTTCCACCGTTAAACCCGGCCAGTGGATTGTTATTTATGGCCTCGGCGGGTTAGGGAATCTGGCATTGCAATACGCAAAAAATGTCTTTAACGCCAACGTTATCGCCGTGGATGTTAACGATGCCCAACTGGCCTTTGCAAAAGAGATGGGTGCAGATTTAGTCATCAACCCAGCGAAAGAAAACGCGGCAGAAATCATTCAGGAAAAAGTGGGCGGTGCACATGCTGCCGTCGTCACCGCCGTCGCACGGGCGGTGTTTAATTCTGCCATTGATGCGGTACGCGCCGGGGCGCGGGTGGTTGCCATCGGCCTGCCTCCCGAAAGTATGGACCTGTACATTCCGCGTCTGGTGCTTGATGGCATTCAGGTCATCGGTTCACTGGTAGGGACACGTCAGGATTTACAGGAAGCGTTCCAGTTTGCTCAGGAGGGGAAAGTCGTCCCTAAAGTGACACTACGCCCAATGACCGACGTCAACGCCATTTTTGAAGAAATGGAGCAAGGAAAAATCAAAGGCCGGATGGTCATTGATTTACGTAGCAGTAGCCTGGCGGCGTTAAATCACAGTTAA
- the pta gene encoding phosphate acetyltransferase — MPRTIMLIPTGTGVGLTSISLGLIRAIERKGVRLSIFKPVAQPRDSNDITDLTTAIVRTSSRLPVAEPLTIAHTESLLSQQKKEILLETIVARYHENIRHADIVLVEGLVPTRKHPFAASLNMEIANTLNAEVILVLSQGSDNADELKARIELARSSLKPNKGTSIIGAIVNKLNAPVDEQGRARPDLSRIFDDATGANVVSLDIKRLKAMSPLPLLGAVPWNFDLISTRVSDIVSHLQAAAIHTGDRQTRRIKSIVFCARSVPHMLQYFQPGALLVTSADRPEVIIAACLAAMNGVEIGALLLTGGEPIPSSIHTLCERAFATGLPVYLVQSNTWQTSLDLQSYQPTVPVDDYERIEQVCDYMANYIDPVWIDTLSAATERTHRLSPPAFRYQLTELARRAGKRIVLPEGDEPRTIKAAAICAERGIAHCVLLGDPENILHIAASQGVSLGDGITIIDPHVVRERYVPRLVELRKNKGMTDIVAREQLEDNVVLGTLMLEQDEVDGLVSGAVHTTANTIRPPLQLIKTRPESALVSSIFFMLLPEQVLVYGDCAINPDPTAEQLAEIAIQSADSAALFGIEPRVAMISYSTGNSGSGNDVEKVREATRIAQARRPDMIIDGPLQYDAAIMADVARAKAPDSKVAGKATVFIFPDLNTGNTTYKAVQRSADLTSIGPMLQGMRKPVNDLSRGALVDDIVYTIALTAIQGAQHNP, encoded by the coding sequence ATGCCCCGTACCATTATGCTCATCCCTACTGGCACAGGTGTGGGGCTGACGAGCATCAGCCTCGGCCTTATTCGCGCAATCGAACGTAAAGGTGTACGCCTGAGTATCTTCAAGCCTGTCGCGCAGCCGCGCGACAGCAACGACATCACGGATCTAACCACGGCAATAGTTCGCACCAGTTCCCGCCTCCCCGTTGCGGAACCTCTTACGATAGCGCATACAGAATCACTGCTGTCACAGCAGAAAAAAGAGATTTTACTGGAAACTATTGTTGCCCGTTATCACGAAAACATCCGCCATGCCGATATCGTGCTGGTTGAAGGTCTGGTACCGACGCGTAAGCACCCATTCGCCGCATCGCTTAATATGGAAATTGCCAATACCCTGAACGCGGAAGTCATTCTTGTTCTGTCGCAAGGTTCTGACAATGCCGATGAACTAAAAGCACGCATTGAACTGGCGCGAAGCAGTCTGAAACCCAATAAGGGAACCTCCATCATTGGTGCCATCGTCAATAAGCTCAACGCGCCAGTTGATGAACAAGGCCGTGCACGACCGGATCTTTCGCGGATTTTTGACGATGCAACCGGAGCTAACGTCGTCAGTCTGGACATAAAGCGGCTGAAGGCGATGAGCCCACTTCCTTTACTCGGTGCGGTGCCATGGAACTTTGATCTGATTTCAACTCGGGTCAGCGACATTGTCAGCCATTTGCAGGCTGCCGCAATCCACACCGGCGATCGACAGACTCGCCGCATAAAATCGATCGTCTTCTGCGCGCGCAGCGTGCCGCATATGTTGCAGTATTTCCAGCCTGGCGCACTGCTGGTGACATCAGCCGATCGTCCCGAAGTCATTATTGCCGCCTGTCTGGCTGCGATGAACGGGGTGGAAATCGGCGCTCTTCTCCTCACCGGAGGCGAGCCAATCCCGAGCAGTATCCATACGTTGTGCGAACGTGCTTTTGCCACTGGCCTACCCGTCTATCTGGTACAGAGTAATACCTGGCAAACCTCTTTGGATTTACAGAGCTACCAGCCAACGGTGCCCGTTGATGATTACGAGCGTATCGAGCAGGTATGCGACTACATGGCAAACTACATCGACCCCGTCTGGATTGATACGCTGAGTGCGGCCACCGAGCGTACGCATCGTCTGTCACCACCGGCGTTTCGCTATCAGTTAACCGAACTGGCGCGTCGCGCAGGTAAACGAATCGTGTTACCCGAAGGGGATGAACCACGTACAATCAAAGCGGCGGCCATCTGTGCCGAACGCGGCATCGCTCACTGTGTATTATTAGGCGATCCGGAAAATATTCTGCACATCGCGGCATCTCAAGGCGTATCGCTGGGCGATGGAATCACGATTATCGATCCCCACGTTGTCAGGGAACGCTATGTGCCACGCCTGGTTGAGTTACGAAAAAACAAAGGAATGACGGACATCGTCGCCCGCGAACAGTTGGAAGATAATGTCGTACTTGGCACGCTGATGCTTGAACAAGACGAAGTGGATGGTCTGGTTTCTGGCGCGGTACACACGACAGCCAACACGATACGCCCTCCACTACAGCTGATTAAAACCAGGCCGGAAAGCGCTCTGGTATCCTCCATCTTCTTTATGCTACTGCCCGAGCAGGTATTGGTGTACGGCGACTGCGCGATCAATCCCGATCCTACGGCAGAGCAACTGGCCGAGATTGCGATTCAATCCGCAGACTCAGCGGCGCTATTCGGCATTGAACCACGCGTGGCGATGATATCCTATTCGACCGGCAATTCCGGCTCTGGCAACGATGTCGAAAAAGTGAGGGAGGCGACGCGGATAGCACAGGCGAGACGGCCGGATATGATTATTGATGGTCCACTGCAATATGATGCCGCAATTATGGCGGATGTTGCCCGCGCGAAGGCACCGGACTCAAAGGTAGCAGGGAAAGCGACCGTTTTTATTTTCCCGGATTTGAATACCGGCAATACCACCTACAAAGCCGTTCAACGTTCCGCCGACCTGACCTCTATCGGGCCAATGCTGCAAGGGATGCGCAAACCCGTAAACGATCTTTCACGCGGGGCGCTGGTTGACGATATCGTCTACACCATCGCGCTGACTGCGATTCAGGGCGCGCAGCACAACCCTTAA
- a CDS encoding phosphoadenylyl-sulfate reductase, whose product MAEFNLEALNALPKAEQAAALAIVNGQLELLSAQERVSWALENLPGDYVLSSSFGIQAAVSLHLVTQQRPDIPVILTDTGYLFPETYQFIDALTEQLKLNLQVYRAAESPAWQEARYGKLWEQGVEGIERYNLLNKVEPMNRALSELKAKTWFAGLRREQSGSRGELPVLAIQRGVFKFLPIIDWDNRTVYRYLKENGLDYHPLWEQGYLSVGDTHTTRKWEPGMAEEETRFFGLKRECGLHEG is encoded by the coding sequence ATGGCCGAATTTAATCTTGAGGCGCTCAACGCGTTGCCGAAAGCGGAGCAGGCGGCCGCGCTGGCTATCGTCAATGGTCAGCTTGAGCTGCTATCGGCGCAGGAAAGAGTGAGCTGGGCGCTGGAGAATCTGCCGGGCGACTATGTGTTGTCGTCCAGTTTCGGCATTCAGGCGGCGGTATCGCTGCATCTGGTGACGCAACAGCGGCCGGATATTCCGGTTATCCTCACGGATACGGGCTATCTGTTTCCTGAAACCTATCAGTTTATTGATGCGCTGACGGAACAGCTGAAGCTGAATCTGCAAGTGTATCGCGCGGCTGAATCTCCGGCCTGGCAAGAGGCGCGCTACGGCAAGCTGTGGGAGCAGGGTGTGGAAGGCATTGAGCGCTACAACCTGCTGAATAAAGTCGAGCCGATGAATCGGGCGCTGAGTGAGTTAAAAGCGAAAACATGGTTTGCTGGCCTGCGTCGTGAGCAGTCCGGCAGCCGGGGGGAATTACCGGTGCTGGCGATTCAGCGCGGCGTCTTCAAATTCCTGCCGATTATCGACTGGGACAACCGAACGGTGTACCGGTACCTGAAAGAAAACGGCCTGGATTACCATCCGCTGTGGGAGCAGGGCTATCTGTCAGTCGGTGATACGCACACCACCCGTAAATGGGAACCGGGTATGGCCGAAGAAGAAACGCGTTTCTTCGGCCTGAAACGCGAATGCGGGCTGCACGAAGGGTAA
- the cysI gene encoding assimilatory sulfite reductase (NADPH) hemoprotein subunit, with translation MSEKYVFSEKHPGPLVVEGKLADAERMKTESNFLRGTIAEDLNDGLTGGFRGDNFLLIRFHGMYQQDDRDIRAERAEQKLEPRHAMLLRCRLPGGVMTPEQWLRIDKFATENTIYGSIRITNRQTFQYHGILKSNVKPVHQMLNSIGLDALATANDMNRNVLCTSNPIESELHQQAYEWAKKISEHLLPRTRAYAEIWMDQEKVATTDEEPILGSTYLPRKFKTTVVIPPQNDIDLHANDLNFVAIADNGRLVGFNVLVGGGLSIAHGDKETYPRTASELGYISIEHTLTIAEAVVTTQRDWGNRTNRKNAKTKYTLERVGVDNFKQEVEARAGVKFEAVRPYEFTGRGDRIGWVKGIDNKWHLTLFIENGRVLDYPGRPLKTGLAEIAKIHKGDFRLTANQNLIIAGVPARSKAKIDALAREHGLIDDDVSEQRKNSMACVSFPTCPLAMAEAERFLPEFVTKVEGIMQQHGVGDEHIVLRVTGCPNGCGRAMLAEIGLVGKAVGRYNLHLGGNREGTRIPRMYRENINETEILAEMDRFIGLWAQDRQQNEGFGDFVIRTNIIKAVLDPARDFYD, from the coding sequence ATGAGTGAAAAATACGTTTTCAGTGAAAAACACCCCGGCCCCTTGGTGGTAGAAGGGAAACTCGCTGATGCTGAGCGCATGAAGACAGAAAGTAACTTTCTGCGCGGCACGATTGCTGAAGACCTGAACGATGGTCTGACCGGTGGTTTCAGGGGCGATAACTTTCTGCTGATCCGTTTCCACGGTATGTATCAGCAGGATGACCGCGATATTCGCGCCGAACGTGCCGAGCAGAAGCTGGAGCCGCGCCATGCGATGCTGCTGCGCTGCCGTCTTCCCGGTGGCGTGATGACGCCAGAGCAGTGGCTGCGGATCGACAAATTTGCGACTGAAAATACGATCTACGGCAGCATTCGTATCACGAACCGCCAGACGTTCCAGTATCACGGTATTCTCAAATCGAATGTGAAACCGGTACACCAGATGCTGAATAGCATCGGGCTGGACGCGCTGGCGACGGCGAATGACATGAACCGTAACGTGCTGTGTACGTCTAACCCGATAGAATCCGAACTGCATCAGCAGGCCTATGAGTGGGCGAAAAAGATTTCTGAGCATCTGCTGCCGCGTACGCGCGCCTATGCTGAGATCTGGATGGATCAGGAGAAAGTCGCCACGACGGATGAGGAGCCGATTTTAGGTTCAACGTATCTGCCGCGTAAGTTCAAAACCACGGTGGTGATCCCGCCGCAGAATGATATCGATCTGCATGCGAACGATCTCAACTTCGTTGCGATTGCCGATAACGGCCGTCTGGTGGGCTTCAACGTGCTGGTGGGCGGTGGGCTCTCTATCGCGCACGGCGACAAAGAAACTTACCCGCGTACCGCCAGTGAGCTGGGTTACATTTCCATTGAGCATACGCTGACCATCGCGGAAGCGGTGGTGACCACGCAGCGCGATTGGGGTAATCGTACTAACCGTAAAAACGCGAAAACCAAGTACACGCTGGAGCGTGTGGGCGTAGACAACTTCAAGCAGGAAGTGGAAGCGCGTGCCGGTGTGAAATTTGAAGCCGTGCGTCCTTATGAATTCACCGGACGTGGCGATCGCATCGGCTGGGTAAAAGGCATCGACAATAAATGGCATCTGACGCTGTTTATCGAAAACGGTCGTGTTCTGGATTATCCGGGTCGTCCGTTGAAAACCGGTCTGGCGGAAATTGCCAAGATCCACAAAGGGGATTTCCGCTTAACGGCGAACCAGAATTTGATCATCGCAGGCGTTCCTGCACGTAGCAAAGCGAAGATTGATGCGCTGGCGCGTGAGCACGGCCTGATTGATGACGACGTCAGCGAGCAGCGCAAGAATTCGATGGCCTGTGTGTCGTTCCCGACCTGTCCGCTGGCGATGGCGGAAGCCGAACGCTTCCTGCCGGAGTTCGTCACGAAAGTGGAAGGCATCATGCAGCAGCACGGCGTGGGCGATGAACACATCGTTCTGCGCGTGACGGGCTGCCCGAACGGCTGCGGTCGCGCAATGCTGGCGGAAATCGGTCTGGTGGGCAAAGCGGTGGGGCGTTATAACCTGCATCTGGGCGGGAATCGCGAGGGAACACGCATTCCGCGTATGTATCGCGAGAACATTAATGAAACCGAGATCCTTGCAGAAATGGATCGATTTATCGGGCTGTGGGCGCAAGATCGCCAGCAGAATGAAGGCTTCGGGGATTTCGTGATTCGCACCAACATCATTAAAGCGGTGCTGGATCCTGCCCGCGATTTTTATGACTGA